A single region of the Cetobacterium sp. ZOR0034 genome encodes:
- a CDS encoding peroxiredoxin-like family protein, with amino-acid sequence MEILEKKLAERREATKERVAPETLTKMLKATQNLKNEDVEKRAFNVGDKIENSKLLNSLSEEVELVKILDNKPSIISFYRGTWCPYCNLELAAYNKILQNKKEVNMIAISPEKPDSSVDTANLNFKVFSDINNELAKKLNLAFDITETIEEVYKGFGIDLEESQGNKDRILPIPATYIVNSSREIVYAYIDADYTKRAEPKEVIEKYLEIFNL; translated from the coding sequence ATGGAAATTCTTGAAAAAAAATTAGCTGAAAGAAGAGAAGCAACAAAAGAGAGAGTTGCCCCGGAAACATTGACGAAGATGTTAAAGGCAACACAAAACTTAAAAAACGAAGATGTAGAAAAAAGAGCGTTTAATGTTGGGGATAAAATTGAAAATTCGAAATTACTTAATAGCTTAAGTGAAGAGGTTGAGTTGGTAAAAATCTTAGACAATAAACCAAGCATAATAAGTTTTTATAGAGGAACATGGTGTCCTTATTGTAATTTAGAGCTTGCAGCTTATAATAAAATACTTCAAAATAAAAAAGAAGTAAATATGATTGCAATATCTCCAGAAAAACCAGATAGTTCAGTGGATACAGCGAACTTGAATTTTAAAGTATTTTCAGATATTAATAATGAGCTTGCTAAAAAATTAAACTTAGCATTTGATATCACTGAGACAATAGAAGAGGTATATAAAGGATTTGGAATTGACTTAGAGGAATCACAAGGAAATAAGGATAGAATACTGCCAATACCAGCTACATATATAGTTAATTCTTCTAGAGAAATTGTTTATGCATATATAGATGCCGATTATACTAAAAGAGCTGAACCTAAAGAAGTTATAGAAAAATATTTAGAGATTTTTAACTTATAA
- a CDS encoding thioredoxin family protein yields MEKILLTSKTCKHCITAKEILKDTSDLLIKDIEENEELGIKYGVRAVPTLVTVCKIDGVKSYVGTDKIQEFVNKSKKTACEL; encoded by the coding sequence ATGGAAAAAATTTTATTAACTTCAAAAACATGTAAGCACTGTATAACAGCAAAGGAAATTTTAAAAGATACCTCTGATTTACTAATTAAAGATATAGAGGAGAATGAAGAGTTAGGAATTAAATATGGAGTAAGAGCAGTTCCAACATTGGTAACAGTTTGTAAAATTGATGGGGTAAAGAGTTACGTTGGAACAGATAAAATTCAGGAATTTGTAAATAAATCAAAAAAAACAGCTTGTGAGTTATAA
- a CDS encoding helix-turn-helix domain-containing protein — protein sequence MEIKKIDHCPVELTALILGKKWIPTILFKLRDGEMRLGELQRVLGCSKKILIEQLNLLILHKIVENRKVYKENSVESYYYLTECGSELLPILVDMKAFGCKFEENISRN from the coding sequence ATGGAAATAAAAAAAATAGATCACTGTCCTGTTGAATTAACAGCACTAATTCTAGGCAAAAAATGGATTCCTACTATACTTTTTAAATTAAGAGATGGAGAGATGAGATTAGGGGAATTACAAAGAGTTTTGGGATGTAGCAAAAAAATTCTTATTGAACAATTAAATCTTCTTATTTTACATAAAATTGTTGAGAATAGAAAGGTTTATAAAGAAAATAGTGTTGAATCATATTACTATTTAACTGAGTGTGGAAGCGAACTTTTACCAATTTTAGTAGACATGAAAGCTTTCGGTTGTAAATTTGAAGAAAATATAAGTAGAAACTAA
- a CDS encoding FMN-binding protein, protein MKKILIFSFLVSAISFANESIGIGKNERYGYEIKLKVEKDSDGKIKDIQVLENNTKKSISQKAIPELIKRAKTNNSADIDYVSGASYTSDVFIKALSDALKK, encoded by the coding sequence ATGAAAAAAATTTTAATATTTAGTTTTTTAGTTTCTGCTATTTCTTTCGCAAACGAATCTATTGGTATTGGAAAAAACGAAAGATACGGTTATGAAATAAAATTGAAGGTTGAAAAGGATTCAGATGGCAAAATTAAAGATATTCAAGTTTTAGAAAATAATACAAAAAAAAGTATTTCACAAAAAGCGATTCCTGAATTAATCAAACGAGCTAAAACTAATAATTCTGCTGATATCGATTATGTTTCTGGTGCAAGCTATACATCCGATGTCTTTATCAAAGCTTTAAGTGATGCTTTAAAAAAATAG
- a CDS encoding helix-turn-helix domain-containing protein encodes MREITCPLEAVFFILRGKWIPIILWRMRLGNQRLTDLKKVIVGCNEKMLIQHLNDMIEYGLIEKIEYDVFPKHTEYVLTEFGKELIPTLAKFQELGIKYLGKNI; translated from the coding sequence ATGAGAGAGATAACTTGCCCTTTAGAAGCTGTTTTTTTTATTTTAAGAGGAAAATGGATTCCTATTATCTTGTGGAGAATGAGATTAGGAAATCAACGTTTAACCGATTTAAAAAAAGTTATAGTTGGATGCAATGAAAAAATGTTAATACAACACTTAAATGATATGATTGAGTACGGTCTTATTGAAAAAATTGAGTATGATGTTTTTCCTAAGCACACTGAATATGTTTTAACCGAATTCGGAAAAGAGTTAATTCCCACTCTTGCAAAATTTCAAGAGCTAGGAATAAAATATTTGGGAAAAAATATTTAA
- a CDS encoding YbhB/YbcL family Raf kinase inhibitor-like protein has product MKKEIITSIFVTSISAFGFSLESSGVENGFIKEKYGKFGSQNINGMPSLSLPLKWKNSPKNTKSFALVMQDLDAIPVTGFSWIHWVAIIPGNYNELKENASLEDKNIIQGVNSWVSSMGGLSKSEASHFGGPAPPDKPHTYNITLYALDKEISFTNGFYLNDLYKEMEGHILESVTLKADYRN; this is encoded by the coding sequence ATGAAAAAAGAAATTATCACAAGTATTTTTGTTACAAGTATCTCTGCTTTTGGATTTAGTTTAGAGAGCTCTGGAGTTGAAAATGGTTTTATTAAAGAAAAGTATGGTAAATTTGGCTCTCAAAATATAAATGGAATGCCATCTCTTTCACTGCCTTTAAAATGGAAAAACTCACCTAAAAATACAAAATCTTTTGCTCTTGTTATGCAAGATTTAGATGCTATCCCTGTTACAGGTTTTTCTTGGATTCATTGGGTCGCTATTATTCCAGGAAACTATAACGAATTAAAAGAAAATGCTAGTTTAGAGGATAAAAATATTATTCAAGGTGTTAACAGTTGGGTTTCATCTATGGGAGGCCTATCTAAATCTGAAGCTTCTCATTTTGGAGGACCTGCTCCTCCTGATAAACCGCACACTTATAATATAACTCTTTATGCTTTAGACAAAGAAATTTCTTTTACAAATGGATTTTATTTAAACGATTTATACAAAGAGATGGAAGGGCATATTTTAGAAAGTGTCACATTAAAAGCTGATTACCGAAACTAA
- a CDS encoding helix-turn-helix transcriptional regulator translates to MYNLVLNELEKTLKKYDINQYNLYTKISFLYEFLNKKTDKNFKLEILDIFYNLKNMNNSSLDIETFLRTHYKDKSINILFIYLWYKILNKNYNEQTIFQKIETDYKNSSEYRTFKLNLPKINEVIELQDIAFDEIVNNSNQILSNKIEFTSNEFFDFVELEYNSICQKIEVYNSTNEIIVRICIEGSLFYSHNNSSEHVLLKKGDVFIVNQSILNDATFLTEQCKLLIFKIKSPFILKILNTKFKKNSISLITLYRIELLLNDYESTEKDIFLLKILSNILNHQHVESTVDSFYCCDSQFNEIIKYIDNNIDKGLTVKTLEKKYKVYNKILNDKFKKYLNILPSEYLLEQKLLRAALILKTTNYKINYISDTLSFTSANNFTVSFKNKFGLTPLKYRNKYL, encoded by the coding sequence TTGTACAATCTAGTCTTAAACGAACTTGAAAAAACCTTAAAAAAATATGACATCAATCAATATAATCTATATACTAAGATTAGTTTTCTATACGAATTTTTAAATAAAAAAACAGATAAAAATTTTAAATTAGAGATTTTGGATATTTTTTATAATTTGAAAAATATGAATAATTCATCCTTAGATATCGAGACTTTTCTAAGAACTCATTACAAAGATAAATCTATCAACATCCTCTTTATATATCTTTGGTATAAAATTTTAAATAAAAATTATAATGAACAGACTATTTTTCAAAAAATTGAAACTGATTATAAAAATAGTAGCGAATATCGAACCTTTAAATTAAATTTACCTAAAATAAATGAAGTAATTGAATTACAAGACATCGCTTTTGACGAGATTGTGAATAATTCTAATCAGATTCTAAGTAATAAAATCGAGTTTACTAGCAATGAATTCTTTGATTTTGTTGAATTGGAATATAATTCTATCTGTCAAAAAATTGAAGTTTATAACTCAACCAATGAAATTATTGTTAGAATTTGTATTGAAGGATCTCTTTTTTATAGCCACAATAACTCTTCTGAACATGTTCTTTTAAAAAAAGGAGATGTATTTATTGTAAATCAATCTATTTTGAACGATGCAACTTTTTTAACCGAACAATGTAAGTTACTAATCTTTAAAATAAAAAGTCCATTTATTTTAAAAATTTTAAATACAAAATTTAAGAAAAATTCTATATCTCTAATAACGCTATATAGAATAGAACTTCTATTAAATGATTATGAATCTACTGAAAAGGATATTTTTCTTCTAAAAATTCTTTCAAACATTTTAAACCACCAACATGTCGAATCTACAGTGGATTCTTTTTACTGTTGCGACTCACAATTCAATGAAATCATTAAATACATTGATAATAATATCGATAAAGGATTAACAGTCAAAACTCTGGAAAAAAAATATAAAGTTTATAATAAAATTTTAAATGATAAATTTAAAAAATATTTAAATATACTTCCTTCTGAATATTTATTAGAGCAAAAATTATTGAGAGCTGCATTGATATTGAAAACAACTAATTATAAGATAAACTATATTTCAGACACTCTCTCTTTTACTTCAGCTAATAATTTTACTGTCAGCTTTAAAAATAAATTTGGCTTAACTCCTCTTAAATATAGAAATAAATATCTTTGA
- a CDS encoding Na+/H+ antiporter NhaC family protein encodes MLHLFFIVISIVYSFKTQSALLIVLSMIFLGTLLFSIKRFETLKKSLEIVIEGTKKSYLLVLIFALLGALSASWFISGTIPALIYYGIKIIEPNYFYLFSFLITSLFSFLIGSSFGTVGTIGLVMVSLARGIGLDLYIVAGSVISGAYFGDRGSPMSSSANFVSILTQTNIYDNVRRMFRTCIIPYLITLGVYYYFGKDIDVRFIENDILVLLEQNFYLKFLVFIPLVYLIIMCLLKKNIKYTIFISILLSLILGWFLQENRDRNILYIFETLIYGFKLPVENELSNIVKGGGIFSMGTAMVMALLSCGLVNLVDKLGALKIFSERIGSFKNEYKIYLYTIFVAIITAAASSSQSTSILLTSQIMKDIYQKSGFSNEELALDIENSCVILSPLIPWNIAIAVPALMLDIPAYKIIPYSLYLYILPLTVIVLKLKNKYT; translated from the coding sequence GGCATTATTGATTGTATTATCAATGATTTTTTTAGGAACCTTACTCTTCTCAATAAAAAGATTTGAAACATTGAAAAAGAGCTTAGAAATAGTTATAGAAGGAACAAAAAAATCATATCTATTGGTTTTGATATTTGCTTTATTAGGAGCCCTATCAGCTAGCTGGTTTATTTCGGGAACAATTCCAGCTTTAATATATTATGGAATTAAGATTATTGAACCAAATTACTTCTATCTATTTTCTTTTTTGATAACATCTTTGTTTTCGTTTTTAATTGGAAGCTCTTTTGGAACTGTTGGAACAATTGGCTTGGTGATGGTATCATTAGCTAGAGGAATCGGATTAGATTTATATATAGTTGCAGGAAGTGTGATATCAGGAGCTTATTTTGGTGATAGAGGATCTCCAATGTCATCGAGTGCTAATTTTGTGTCTATTTTAACACAAACAAATATATATGATAATGTGCGAAGAATGTTTAGAACCTGTATCATACCTTATCTAATCACTTTAGGAGTATATTATTATTTTGGAAAGGATATAGATGTAAGATTTATAGAAAATGATATTTTAGTTTTATTAGAACAAAATTTTTATCTTAAATTTTTAGTATTTATTCCATTAGTTTATCTTATAATAATGTGTCTTTTAAAGAAAAATATTAAGTATACAATATTTATAAGTATTCTTTTAAGTTTAATTTTAGGATGGTTTTTACAAGAAAATAGAGACAGAAATATACTTTATATTTTTGAAACTTTGATTTATGGGTTTAAGCTTCCTGTTGAAAATGAATTGTCTAATATAGTAAAGGGAGGTGGTATATTTTCAATGGGAACAGCAATGGTTATGGCATTGCTTTCTTGTGGTTTAGTAAATTTAGTTGATAAATTAGGGGCTTTAAAGATTTTCTCTGAAAGAATAGGAAGCTTCAAAAATGAGTATAAGATATATTTATATACAATTTTTGTTGCAATTATAACAGCTGCAGCGAGTTCAAGCCAATCGACATCCATACTTTTAACATCCCAGATTATGAAAGATATCTATCAAAAAAGTGGATTTTCAAATGAAGAATTAGCTTTAGACATAGAAAATAGTTGTGTAATATTAAGTCCATTAATACCTTGGAATATAGCAATAGCTGTTCCAGCATTAATGTTGGATATTCCAGCATATAAAATAATACCATACTCATTATATTTATATATTCTTCCTTTAACAGTAATAGTTTTAAAATTAAAAAATAAATACACTTAA